From Synoicihabitans lomoniglobus, the proteins below share one genomic window:
- a CDS encoding urease subunit beta, translated as MIPGEIIPAAGPDIPANPGLETVTLDVTNSGDRPVQVGSHFHFFESNDQLGFDRAAARGFRLNIPAGTAVRFEAGDTKTVELVALAGTREVYGLNAKINGPL; from the coding sequence ATGATCCCCGGTGAAATCATTCCCGCTGCGGGCCCGGATATTCCGGCCAATCCCGGTCTCGAAACGGTCACGCTCGATGTAACCAATTCGGGCGATCGGCCGGTCCAAGTCGGCTCACATTTTCACTTCTTCGAATCGAACGACCAACTCGGTTTCGATCGCGCCGCCGCCCGCGGCTTTCGCCTTAACATCCCCGCCGGCACCGCCGTGCGTTTCGAGGCCGGCGACACCAAAACCGTCGAACTCGTCGCCCTCGCCGGCACCCGCGAAGTCTACGGCCTCAACGCCAAAATCAACGGCCCCTTGTAA
- a CDS encoding ATP-binding cassette domain-containing protein — translation MVAPSSTPVLSITALETDIGGSRILRGFDLKVDAGEVVALMGRNGVGKTTTLRSITGGLPVRAGNITLAGQPIHRLSADARARLGIGYVPQGRDIFPLLTVEENLRVGLVVHGIKGKAAASALGRVYDLFPVLKEMLSRKGGVLSGGQQQQLAIGRALLTNPKLLILDEPTEGIQPSIIDQIGDTLKKLKVSTRTEEEQTSEGRKEAAEIMEAVRKLREEHALAILLVEQYVDFCREVADRFYAMDRGTITASGAIAALTDEVVATHLQV, via the coding sequence ATGGTGGCCCCTTCCTCTACACCCGTCCTTTCCATCACCGCCCTCGAAACCGACATCGGCGGTTCGCGCATCCTGCGCGGGTTTGATCTCAAGGTCGACGCCGGCGAAGTCGTGGCACTCATGGGCCGCAACGGTGTGGGCAAAACCACCACGCTCCGGTCCATCACCGGCGGACTGCCGGTCCGCGCCGGGAACATCACCCTCGCCGGACAACCCATTCACCGCCTGTCGGCCGACGCCCGCGCTCGCCTCGGCATCGGTTACGTGCCGCAGGGCCGGGACATTTTTCCGCTGCTCACGGTGGAGGAGAACCTGCGCGTGGGACTCGTGGTGCACGGCATCAAGGGCAAGGCCGCCGCCTCTGCGCTCGGACGTGTCTACGATCTGTTTCCGGTCTTGAAGGAAATGCTCAGCCGCAAAGGCGGCGTGCTCTCCGGTGGCCAGCAGCAACAACTCGCCATCGGGCGCGCCCTGCTCACTAACCCGAAGCTGCTCATTCTCGACGAGCCCACCGAAGGCATCCAGCCGTCGATCATCGACCAGATTGGTGACACGCTAAAGAAGCTCAAAGTCAGCACCCGCACCGAAGAGGAGCAAACGTCCGAAGGCCGCAAAGAAGCCGCCGAGATCATGGAGGCGGTCCGCAAACTTCGCGAAGAACACGCCCTCGCTATCCTATTGGTCGAGCAATACGTCGACTTCTGCCGCGAGGTTGCCGATCGTTTTTACGCTATGGATCGCGGCACCATCACCGCTTCCGGTGCCATCGCTGCCCTCACCGACGAAGTCGTCGCCACCCACCTCCAAGTCTGA
- a CDS encoding urease subunit gamma, translating into MHLTPREREKLIIVVAADLARRRQARGLKLNHPEAVAIITYEIIEGARDGKSVAELMSYGTTILKVDDVMEGVADMIHDVQVEATFPDGTKLVTVHQPIR; encoded by the coding sequence ATGCATTTAACCCCTCGTGAACGCGAAAAACTCATCATCGTCGTTGCGGCCGATCTCGCTCGCCGCCGCCAGGCCCGCGGCTTGAAGCTCAACCATCCCGAGGCCGTCGCCATCATCACCTACGAGATCATCGAGGGCGCGCGCGACGGCAAATCCGTGGCCGAGCTCATGAGCTACGGCACCACGATTCTCAAGGTCGACGACGTCATGGAAGGCGTGGCCGATATGATCCACGACGTGCAGGTCGAAGCCACCTTCCCCGACGGCACCAAACTCGTCACCGTCCACCAACCCATTCGATGA